The following proteins come from a genomic window of Frankia casuarinae:
- a CDS encoding amidohydrolase family protein, producing MYAKDGENYFIVDAHIALWDGRPENQRNVHGKQFIDCFYYQGGERLMKDVFETGYVDHAIFQPAYLGEFYTNGFGQTEEAFALTQAHPDKLTYNHNWDPRNGEAGLDQLRADAERFGLKGVKLYTAEWKGGSRGWKLTDPWAYRYLEACQELGIKNIHVHKGPTIKPLDRDAFDVADIDHVASDFEDLNFIVEHVGMPRLEDFCWIATQETNVYGGLAVVMHFMYSKPRYFAQVMGELLYWIGEDKIQFSSDYAIWTPKWLIESFVDWQFPEDMGYAPITTEQKKKILGLNAAKMYDLPVPAELRLAGA from the coding sequence ATGTACGCCAAGGACGGTGAGAACTACTTCATCGTGGACGCCCACATCGCGTTGTGGGACGGGCGCCCGGAGAACCAGCGCAACGTCCACGGCAAGCAGTTCATCGACTGCTTCTACTACCAGGGCGGCGAGCGGCTGATGAAGGATGTGTTCGAGACCGGGTACGTCGACCACGCCATCTTCCAACCCGCCTACCTCGGGGAGTTCTACACCAACGGGTTCGGGCAGACCGAAGAGGCGTTCGCGCTCACCCAGGCCCACCCCGACAAGCTGACCTACAACCACAACTGGGATCCGCGCAACGGCGAGGCCGGCCTCGACCAGCTCCGCGCCGACGCCGAGAGGTTCGGTCTCAAGGGGGTCAAGCTCTACACCGCGGAGTGGAAAGGCGGCTCGCGCGGATGGAAGCTGACCGATCCCTGGGCTTATCGGTACCTGGAGGCCTGCCAGGAGTTAGGCATCAAGAACATCCACGTCCACAAGGGACCGACCATCAAGCCGCTGGACCGCGACGCGTTCGACGTCGCCGACATCGACCACGTCGCAAGCGATTTCGAAGACCTGAACTTCATTGTGGAGCACGTGGGGATGCCCCGGCTGGAGGACTTCTGCTGGATCGCGACCCAGGAGACCAACGTATACGGCGGACTCGCGGTGGTCATGCACTTCATGTACTCGAAGCCGCGCTACTTCGCCCAGGTCATGGGCGAACTTCTCTACTGGATCGGCGAGGACAAGATCCAGTTCTCCTCCGACTACGCGATCTGGACGCCCAAGTGGCTCATCGAGAGTTTCGTCGACTGGCAGTTCCCCGAGGACATGGGGTACGCACCCATCACCACGGAGCAGAAGAAGAAGATCCTCGGGCTCAACGCCGCCAAGATGTACGACCTCCCGGTGCCGGCCGAGCTGCGGCTGGCAGGCGCGTGA
- a CDS encoding helix-turn-helix domain-containing protein, giving the protein MPDDVIPARARGFAAEARAGRDHTRSDVSCRLMASWQRSEEYGVSLDDVDPVFSGTIDQSSLFYDSGREVLASLHRTLAAEPVSLMLTDADGLVLNRLSGDTSLLRALDRVHLAPGFSYAERVVGTTGLGLALADRAPSLVRAEEHYAVGLCCYTCAAAPVLHPGTGRLEGSVNLTTWSESSSNLLLALAESAAQHTTDLMRLRSGGVTGGRPRPRGEVFRVESPRAEPGAGSLHDLSGSWRRAVSLAEAGLRDGRVVACVGEPGSGRTTALAQALRRAFPRYRILAASNPAAADVEPWLSLWTPELTKASTAVIVRDVDLLPLWVAEQVRDRVLRARVEARSGAADPAGCLPFVITVERFEDIPAALRAIVDGIVPVAPLRQRPEDIGPLARVAALRARGREVDLTPAAERALSDHRWPGNVEQLMQVVKKLARRHDPIDVGHLPAEVLSHGRHRLTRLETFERDEIVRALNDPSLTMAEAAERVGLSRSTLYRRIAQYGIRVR; this is encoded by the coding sequence ATGCCCGACGACGTCATCCCGGCACGTGCCCGCGGGTTCGCGGCCGAGGCGCGCGCGGGGCGCGACCACACCCGGTCGGACGTCTCCTGCCGGCTGATGGCCTCCTGGCAGCGCAGCGAGGAGTACGGCGTCTCCCTCGACGACGTCGACCCGGTCTTCTCCGGCACGATCGACCAGAGCTCGCTGTTCTACGACAGCGGCCGCGAGGTGCTGGCCAGCCTCCACCGGACGCTGGCCGCGGAGCCCGTCAGCCTGATGTTGACCGACGCGGACGGCTTGGTGCTCAACCGTCTCAGCGGGGACACCAGCCTCCTGCGCGCGCTGGACCGGGTCCACCTCGCGCCGGGCTTCTCCTACGCCGAGCGGGTGGTGGGTACGACGGGACTCGGGCTCGCGCTGGCGGACCGCGCCCCGTCCCTGGTGCGGGCCGAGGAGCACTACGCCGTCGGGCTGTGCTGCTACACCTGCGCCGCGGCGCCGGTGCTCCACCCAGGGACCGGACGCCTCGAGGGCTCGGTCAACCTGACGACCTGGTCGGAGTCGTCGAGCAACCTGCTGCTCGCGCTGGCTGAGTCCGCCGCGCAGCACACGACGGACCTGATGCGGTTGCGGTCCGGGGGCGTCACGGGTGGCCGCCCGCGCCCACGCGGCGAGGTGTTCCGGGTGGAAAGCCCGCGCGCGGAGCCCGGGGCCGGCAGTCTGCACGACCTCTCCGGCTCCTGGCGCCGTGCGGTGTCACTGGCAGAGGCGGGCCTGCGCGACGGGCGGGTCGTGGCCTGTGTCGGCGAGCCGGGCAGTGGCCGTACGACGGCGCTCGCGCAGGCCCTGCGCCGGGCCTTTCCGCGCTACCGCATCCTGGCCGCGAGCAACCCGGCAGCGGCGGACGTCGAGCCGTGGCTGTCCCTGTGGACCCCGGAGCTGACGAAGGCGAGCACGGCGGTCATCGTGCGCGACGTCGACCTGCTCCCCCTGTGGGTGGCCGAACAGGTGCGGGACCGGGTGCTCAGGGCCCGGGTCGAGGCGCGATCGGGCGCAGCCGACCCGGCGGGCTGCCTACCCTTCGTGATCACGGTAGAGCGGTTCGAGGATATCCCGGCCGCACTGCGCGCGATCGTTGACGGGATCGTCCCGGTCGCACCGCTGCGCCAACGGCCCGAGGACATCGGGCCGTTGGCGCGGGTGGCGGCCCTGCGGGCACGGGGCCGCGAGGTGGATCTGACCCCGGCGGCCGAACGCGCCCTGTCCGACCATCGTTGGCCGGGCAACGTCGAGCAGCTGATGCAGGTCGTCAAGAAACTGGCTCGCCGCCACGACCCGATCGACGTCGGACACCTCCCGGCCGAGGTGCTCTCGCACGGCCGCCACCGGCTGACGCGACTGGAGACGTTCGAGCGGGACGAGATCGTGCGGGCTCTGAACGACCCGTCCCTCACCATGGCCGAGGCAGCCGAGCGGGTCGGCCTGAGCCGGTCCACGCTCTACCGGCGGATCGCCCAGTACGGCATCCGGGTCAGGTAG
- a CDS encoding MFS transporter has protein sequence MDPGVRTSASRNTLMSLLAHERARPRAVRDLPGGWWLAVATVCFGAFMGQLDASIVTLAYGPLCAQFHAPLAAVTWVSLAYLLTLVALLVPVGRLADAHGRKQFYLYGLLVFTATSAACGLAPSLAALIGSRVAQAVGAAMLQANSVALVATSAPRPRMRAALGVQAAAQALGLALGPTLGGALVTTLGWRWVFAINVPVGTIALIAGYYLLPRTRQRTDPAPFDWPGLALLATATTTLLLAISAVSGLNLPSAATAILAILAPLAGYGLVQRERRAPAPLIDLRLLRIPALAGGLVGALCGYLVLFGPLVLVPVVLTDRGTSPLHAGLVLTALPGGFALAASGAGAVLPDRWSDRRRYALGAVTCTMALAAALAVPLSAPWLIPPMAMLGLGLGVYTPTNNTTIMSAIPAHASGTGGGLVNMTRGLGTALGVAMVTLAVHLAAGATGPRLAIVGLTAASLLLFTPLLTPSRGMRNIGTENSARC, from the coding sequence ATGGACCCGGGCGTGCGTACCTCCGCATCCCGCAACACCCTGATGTCGCTGCTGGCCCACGAGCGGGCCCGCCCTCGCGCGGTCCGCGACCTGCCGGGCGGCTGGTGGCTGGCGGTCGCCACCGTGTGCTTCGGCGCGTTCATGGGCCAACTCGACGCCAGCATCGTCACCCTGGCCTACGGGCCGCTGTGCGCACAGTTCCACGCCCCGCTCGCTGCAGTCACCTGGGTCTCCCTGGCCTACCTGCTCACCCTGGTCGCCCTGCTGGTGCCCGTCGGCCGGCTCGCCGACGCCCACGGCCGCAAACAGTTCTACCTCTACGGACTCCTCGTCTTCACCGCCACCTCGGCCGCCTGTGGCCTGGCTCCCAGCCTCGCCGCTTTGATCGGTTCCCGCGTCGCGCAGGCCGTCGGCGCCGCGATGCTGCAGGCCAACAGCGTCGCCCTTGTCGCCACCAGCGCACCCCGCCCGAGGATGCGCGCCGCCCTGGGCGTCCAGGCCGCCGCCCAGGCCCTCGGCCTCGCTCTCGGCCCCACCCTCGGCGGAGCCCTGGTCACCACCCTCGGCTGGCGCTGGGTGTTCGCCATCAACGTCCCCGTCGGGACAATCGCCCTCATCGCCGGCTACTACCTGCTACCCCGCACCCGCCAGCGCACCGACCCTGCCCCCTTCGACTGGCCGGGCCTGGCCCTCCTCGCCACCGCCACCACCACCCTGCTGCTGGCCATCTCGGCCGTCTCCGGCCTGAACCTGCCCTCCGCGGCCACCGCCATCCTCGCCATCCTCGCCCCGCTCGCCGGCTACGGCCTCGTCCAACGGGAACGCCGCGCGCCGGCACCCCTGATCGACCTGCGCCTCCTTCGCATCCCTGCCCTCGCGGGGGGACTCGTCGGCGCGCTGTGCGGCTACCTCGTCCTGTTCGGCCCGCTCGTCCTGGTCCCCGTCGTCCTCACCGACCGCGGCACCTCCCCCCTGCACGCCGGGCTGGTCCTCACCGCCCTGCCCGGAGGCTTCGCGCTCGCCGCCAGCGGCGCCGGGGCGGTCCTACCCGACCGGTGGAGCGACCGCCGCCGCTACGCGCTCGGCGCCGTCACCTGCACGATGGCACTCGCCGCCGCACTCGCCGTGCCACTGTCCGCACCCTGGCTGATCCCCCCGATGGCCATGCTCGGCCTCGGCCTCGGCGTCTACACCCCCACCAACAACACCACGATCATGAGTGCGATCCCGGCCCACGCGTCGGGTACCGGCGGCGGACTGGTCAACATGACCCGCGGTCTGGGCACCGCCCTCGGCGTGGCCATGGTCACCCTCGCCGTCCACCTCGCCGCCGGCGCCACCGGACCCCGCCTGGCAATCGTCGGCCTCACCGCGGCATCCCTCCTCCTGTTCACCCCCCTCCTCACCCCTAGCCGGGGCATGAGGAACATCGGAACGGAAAACAGCGCCAGGTGCTGA
- a CDS encoding MarR family winged helix-turn-helix transcriptional regulator, with product MQLRLERDARALTEVVTRLRRVLRTSIRSDYPWEALPMAQVELLQCLQERDGARVGELAGLLHLAPNTVSTLVQQMSDADLLRRVTDPADRRAARVSLTETGTRHLQGWREAHERRLGDALGRLAAADQAVIVEALPALSRLVEQLDDRRPADPSSVATGGP from the coding sequence GTGCAGCTACGGCTGGAGCGGGACGCGCGGGCGTTGACCGAGGTCGTCACTCGACTTCGGCGGGTGCTGCGGACGAGTATCCGCAGCGACTACCCGTGGGAGGCCCTGCCGATGGCCCAGGTGGAGTTGTTGCAATGCCTGCAGGAACGCGATGGCGCGCGGGTGGGCGAGCTCGCCGGCCTGCTCCACCTGGCCCCGAATACGGTGAGCACCCTGGTGCAACAGATGTCGGACGCGGATCTTCTGCGGCGGGTCACCGACCCGGCCGACCGGCGCGCGGCCCGGGTGTCGTTGACCGAGACCGGTACCCGCCATCTGCAGGGGTGGCGCGAGGCCCACGAACGCAGGCTCGGCGACGCACTGGGCCGGCTCGCCGCCGCCGACCAGGCCGTTATTGTCGAAGCCTTGCCGGCCCTGTCACGCCTGGTCGAACAGCTCGATGACCGCCGCCCGGCCGACCCGTCCTCCGTCGCCACCGGCGGACCCTGA
- a CDS encoding helix-turn-helix domain-containing protein codes for MVRTPLTRLERERGERLGALLRTARGDRSMVEVAAAAGLSAETLRKIETGRIATPAFFTVAALARVLGLSLDLIADACADAAIPSGVAWG; via the coding sequence ATGGTGCGGACGCCGTTGACCCGGCTGGAACGCGAACGCGGGGAGCGGTTGGGCGCCCTGCTGCGCACCGCCCGGGGGGACCGCAGCATGGTCGAGGTCGCCGCGGCGGCCGGGCTGTCGGCGGAGACGCTGCGCAAGATCGAGACGGGCCGGATCGCGACCCCGGCGTTCTTCACCGTCGCCGCGCTGGCGCGGGTCCTCGGCCTGTCCCTGGACCTGATCGCCGACGCCTGCGCCGATGCGGCGATCCCGTCTGGCGTCGCATGGGGCTGA
- a CDS encoding NAD(P)/FAD-dependent oxidoreductase: MYDAIVVGARCAGSPLAMLLARRGHRVLLVDRATFPADTLSTHYLPQAGAHQPAGWGLLDRLVRTGCPPITEMTLSWEDSVITGGVDPVDGISAAYAPRRTVLDAMLLDAALDAGVEVRLGYPVTDVLVADGRAVGIRGGTRRSGGAAAEDRAAIVIGADGPRSTIAATMNAAFYNVVPAASFIYYSYWSGLDRQHSARFRNGAQIGCWPTNDGLTVVAVMRRRERLAEFRADVPGNFLGVVRAVFPELADELATRGRREERFHGSLYPDNYYRAGHGPGWALVGDAGYHRDPVTAQGMLDAFTQADLLAAAVDRGLSGQQPMNAALADFQRHRDEATAASYRLACTVGELAFPPELAALLVAAANSPETRKKFLGMVAGFVPLAEFFAPAHLTEPKCSPTNPDPEP; encoded by the coding sequence ATGTACGACGCAATTGTGGTGGGTGCCCGGTGCGCCGGTTCCCCGCTGGCCATGCTGCTGGCCCGGCGCGGCCACCGGGTGCTGCTGGTCGACCGCGCGACCTTTCCGGCGGACACGCTGTCCACCCACTATCTGCCCCAGGCCGGGGCACACCAGCCGGCCGGTTGGGGGCTGCTTGACCGACTTGTCCGAACCGGGTGTCCGCCGATCACCGAGATGACGCTGTCCTGGGAGGACAGCGTCATCACCGGCGGCGTCGATCCGGTGGACGGCATCAGCGCGGCCTACGCACCCCGGCGCACCGTGCTGGACGCGATGCTGCTGGACGCCGCGCTCGACGCCGGCGTCGAGGTCCGCCTGGGCTACCCGGTGACCGACGTACTGGTAGCCGACGGCCGCGCGGTGGGTATCCGCGGTGGCACCCGGCGCTCCGGCGGCGCCGCGGCCGAGGATCGGGCCGCCATTGTCATCGGCGCGGACGGCCCCCGCTCCACGATCGCGGCGACGATGAACGCCGCCTTCTACAACGTCGTACCGGCCGCCAGCTTCATCTACTACTCGTACTGGAGCGGCCTCGACCGGCAGCACAGCGCCCGCTTCCGCAACGGGGCCCAGATCGGCTGCTGGCCGACTAACGACGGCCTGACCGTGGTTGCGGTTATGCGGCGGCGGGAGCGCCTGGCCGAGTTCCGGGCCGACGTGCCGGGAAACTTCCTCGGTGTCGTGCGTGCCGTCTTCCCCGAGTTGGCCGACGAGCTGGCCACCCGCGGCCGGCGCGAGGAACGCTTCCACGGCTCCCTCTACCCCGACAACTACTACCGCGCAGGCCACGGGCCGGGCTGGGCGCTGGTCGGCGACGCCGGTTACCACCGCGATCCCGTGACCGCCCAGGGCATGCTCGACGCCTTCACCCAGGCGGACCTGCTGGCGGCCGCGGTGGACCGCGGCCTGTCCGGGCAGCAGCCGATGAACGCCGCCCTGGCGGATTTCCAGCGGCATCGCGACGAGGCGACCGCCGCGTCCTACCGGCTTGCCTGCACGGTAGGCGAACTGGCGTTCCCCCCCGAACTGGCCGCGCTGCTGGTGGCCGCGGCGAACAGTCCAGAAACCCGGAAAAAGTTTCTCGGTATGGTTGCCGGCTTCGTTCCGCTGGCGGAGTTCTTCGCCCCGGCGCACCTGACCGAACCGAAATGCTCTCCAACGAATCCTGACCCTGAACCCTGA
- a CDS encoding carotenoid oxygenase family protein, producing MDHALYHVLEPSREYDVELTTTAGQWPAGLRGHAFVVGPSQPTALDFFLTGPGMLTRVDLATQRWQTRRVVTPDLAILGALRSVLPPAELAGLLVGARPAVSHTAPHFFGDRLLLTSDRQRPVEFDPVTFDFKSFLGGVDEYPQVGAHPLFPGVQTTSHPVVDLDDGCLWWCNIHLRPRGNSTADVEGPLWVVRWDGSGALESWHVPGARIVQGTHEVTVTRDYVIFTEIGFRPEPGSVAGRNRTRPHQPFTDIYLVAKRDLTTRRVGGAVPVAHARVPYESFHEFADYAQDGDDITLYVAHSNGWDINYAITDTDTVWGSGKHFPASLRGFLPTPVDASPVGRYVIAGRTGEVRATRYFLEPRRHWGTLLYARDLRRPALERGRYLWQAYWGAPPDSLVSRVVEMYRDHPHRVVPVDQLPAGGTASSVVCIDLETMTEKCSWSFPTGTIGESPVYVPVTGDGDVAPGGENGDGSGDGWLLVFLKHADRTEIQVFDALALDAGPVAVATAPGLKIPVLFHSGYAASIRSVDTGYRRFFADDLGTAWRSLGPTVRRVVADVLDRLG from the coding sequence ATGGATCACGCGCTCTACCATGTCCTCGAACCAAGTCGCGAGTATGACGTCGAGCTGACCACAACTGCCGGGCAGTGGCCGGCCGGCCTGCGCGGACACGCCTTCGTCGTCGGTCCGTCCCAGCCGACCGCGCTCGATTTCTTCCTGACCGGGCCGGGCATGCTCACCCGGGTCGACCTGGCCACCCAGCGCTGGCAGACGCGCCGGGTCGTCACTCCGGACCTGGCCATTCTCGGCGCGCTGCGCTCGGTGCTGCCGCCGGCGGAGCTGGCCGGGTTGCTGGTGGGCGCGCGACCGGCGGTGAGCCACACCGCGCCGCATTTCTTCGGCGACCGGCTGCTGTTGACCTCCGATCGGCAGCGGCCGGTGGAGTTCGATCCGGTCACCTTTGATTTCAAGAGTTTTCTCGGTGGCGTGGACGAATACCCGCAGGTCGGCGCGCACCCGCTGTTCCCGGGTGTGCAGACGACGTCCCATCCGGTCGTCGACCTGGACGACGGTTGCCTGTGGTGGTGCAACATCCACCTACGCCCCCGGGGAAATTCGACGGCCGATGTCGAGGGGCCGCTGTGGGTGGTGCGCTGGGACGGCAGCGGCGCGTTGGAAAGCTGGCATGTACCGGGCGCCCGCATCGTGCAGGGCACCCACGAGGTGACGGTGACCAGGGACTACGTCATCTTCACCGAAATCGGTTTCCGGCCCGAGCCGGGCAGCGTCGCCGGCCGGAACCGGACCAGGCCGCACCAGCCGTTCACCGATATCTATCTGGTGGCGAAGAGGGATCTGACCACCAGGCGGGTGGGGGGCGCTGTCCCCGTGGCGCACGCCCGGGTGCCCTACGAGTCGTTCCACGAGTTCGCCGACTACGCCCAGGACGGCGACGACATCACCCTGTACGTCGCCCACTCGAACGGCTGGGACATCAACTACGCGATCACCGACACCGACACCGTCTGGGGGTCCGGGAAGCACTTCCCGGCCAGCCTGCGCGGATTTCTCCCGACGCCGGTCGACGCCTCACCGGTGGGTCGGTACGTCATCGCCGGACGCACCGGCGAGGTACGCGCCACCCGGTACTTCCTCGAGCCCCGGCGGCACTGGGGCACCCTGCTCTACGCCAGGGACCTGCGACGCCCGGCCCTGGAACGCGGCCGGTACCTGTGGCAGGCGTATTGGGGAGCACCGCCGGACAGCCTGGTCAGCCGGGTCGTCGAGATGTACCGCGACCACCCGCACCGGGTCGTGCCGGTGGATCAGCTGCCGGCCGGCGGGACTGCCTCGTCGGTGGTGTGCATCGACCTCGAGACGATGACGGAGAAGTGCTCGTGGTCGTTTCCGACCGGCACCATCGGCGAGTCGCCGGTGTACGTGCCGGTCACCGGCGACGGCGACGTCGCGCCCGGCGGAGAGAACGGCGATGGTAGCGGGGACGGATGGCTGCTGGTCTTCCTCAAGCACGCCGACCGCACCGAGATCCAGGTCTTCGACGCGCTCGCGCTCGATGCCGGCCCCGTCGCCGTCGCCACCGCGCCCGGGCTGAAGATTCCGGTTCTGTTCCATTCCGGGTATGCGGCGAGCATCCGGTCCGTCGACACCGGATATCGCCGGTTCTTCGCGGACGACCTCGGTACCGCCTGGAGAAGTCTCGGGCCGACCGTGCGCAGGGTCGTCGCCGACGTCCTGGACCGGCTCGGCTGA
- a CDS encoding cobalamin biosynthesis protein, with protein MTGAEPGDGRLVVGVGARPGVTAAEILELVEAALHDLAAPASAVRRMATVEARRDEPGVVAAARHHGWPLVGHPAALLATVDVPHPGAAAHAALGTPSVAEAACLIPFAVPPSPETATLPPATAMPQPVLLVPKRAGRRATVAIARHGTPDRDGGASA; from the coding sequence GTGACCGGAGCGGAACCGGGGGACGGGAGGCTGGTCGTCGGTGTCGGCGCACGGCCCGGGGTGACGGCGGCGGAGATCCTGGAGCTGGTCGAGGCGGCGCTGCACGACCTCGCGGCGCCGGCGAGCGCGGTGCGCCGGATGGCGACGGTCGAGGCCCGCCGGGACGAACCGGGCGTCGTCGCCGCCGCCCGCCACCACGGCTGGCCGCTGGTGGGCCATCCCGCCGCCCTGCTCGCCACCGTCGACGTGCCCCATCCCGGTGCCGCCGCCCACGCCGCGCTCGGCACCCCGAGCGTCGCCGAGGCCGCCTGTCTGATTCCCTTCGCTGTCCCCCCGTCCCCGGAAACGGCCACCCTGCCCCCGGCAACGGCCATGCCACAGCCGGTCCTGCTCGTACCCAAACGCGCCGGCCGGCGGGCGACGGTCGCGATCGCCCGGCATGGCACGCCGGATCGGGATGGCGGCGCTTCCGCGTGA
- a CDS encoding cobyrinate a,c-diamide synthase: MVSEPRAEIDIPRLVLAAPASGAGKTTVTTGLMAAFTARGLHVSPHKVGPDYIDPSYHALACGRPGRNLDAVLCGAARIAALFAHGARGADLAVVEGVMGLFDGVARPGPGEQADHASTAHVARLLDAPVVLVVDVSGAARSIAALVAGFRGFDRRIRLAGVILNRVGSPHHRDLLTEALDDIAVPVLGALPREQAVHTPSRHLGLVPAAERRPAAVAAVDRLGALVGSACDLDALLRVARTAPPLRVARWEPATVLAAAGPAAVTTADPAMPAMPDRPPRVAVAGGAAFTFGYPEHIELLTAAGADVVPVDPLRDETLPPGTDALIIGGGFPEEHVAALADNARLRAEVAAFAARGGPVAAECAGLLYLARTLDGAPMCGVLDVEAVMGPRLTLGYRSAIAAADSPLAAAGTTVHAHEFHRTVLRPPPGRAPCDPRSPSPAHGAAGPPPGSSWVAAWWLPVPETAPRPAPGRVAGGGRRGGQQAASPWMSEGFVYRRVHASYLHLHWAGRPGAATRLLAAARAARREDGRDTAGAAPRVRAPKPAGPPGRIQPGAA; the protein is encoded by the coding sequence GTGGTGAGCGAGCCCCGGGCGGAGATCGACATTCCCCGGCTGGTTCTCGCCGCCCCGGCCAGCGGCGCCGGCAAGACGACGGTGACCACCGGGCTGATGGCCGCGTTCACCGCCCGCGGCCTGCACGTCTCCCCGCACAAGGTCGGCCCGGACTACATCGATCCCAGCTACCACGCGCTGGCCTGCGGCCGGCCGGGCCGCAACCTCGACGCGGTGCTCTGCGGCGCGGCGCGCATCGCCGCGCTGTTCGCCCACGGGGCCCGCGGCGCGGACCTCGCCGTCGTCGAAGGGGTGATGGGCCTGTTCGACGGGGTGGCCCGTCCCGGTCCCGGTGAGCAGGCCGACCATGCCTCCACCGCGCACGTCGCCCGGCTGCTCGACGCCCCCGTCGTGCTCGTCGTCGACGTCTCCGGCGCCGCCCGCTCGATCGCCGCGCTCGTCGCCGGGTTCCGCGGATTCGACCGGCGGATCCGCCTGGCCGGGGTGATCCTCAACCGGGTCGGTTCCCCCCATCACCGCGACCTGCTCACCGAGGCACTCGACGACATCGCCGTGCCCGTGCTCGGCGCGCTGCCGCGGGAACAGGCCGTCCACACCCCCTCGCGGCATCTCGGTCTGGTGCCGGCGGCGGAACGCAGACCCGCCGCCGTCGCCGCCGTCGACCGGCTCGGCGCGCTGGTCGGATCCGCCTGCGACCTCGACGCCCTGCTGCGGGTGGCACGCACCGCGCCGCCGTTGCGCGTCGCACGTTGGGAGCCGGCCACCGTGCTCGCCGCGGCCGGACCGGCAGCGGTCACCACAGCGGACCCGGCGATGCCCGCGATGCCCGACCGGCCCCCGCGGGTCGCGGTCGCCGGGGGAGCCGCGTTCACCTTCGGCTACCCCGAACACATCGAGCTGCTCACCGCCGCGGGCGCCGACGTCGTCCCCGTCGACCCGCTGCGCGACGAGACGCTGCCACCGGGAACCGACGCCCTGATCATCGGCGGTGGTTTCCCCGAGGAGCACGTCGCCGCGCTCGCCGACAACGCCCGGTTACGCGCCGAGGTCGCCGCGTTCGCCGCCCGCGGCGGGCCGGTCGCCGCCGAGTGCGCCGGACTGCTCTACCTGGCCCGCACCCTGGACGGCGCGCCGATGTGCGGGGTTCTCGACGTGGAGGCGGTGATGGGCCCGCGGCTCACCCTCGGCTACCGCAGCGCGATCGCCGCCGCGGACAGCCCCCTGGCGGCGGCCGGGACCACCGTGCACGCCCACGAGTTCCACCGTACGGTCCTACGGCCCCCACCCGGCCGGGCGCCGTGCGACCCACGGTCGCCGTCCCCCGCCCACGGCGCCGCAGGCCCGCCCCCCGGGTCGTCGTGGGTGGCGGCGTGGTGGCTGCCGGTACCCGAAACCGCGCCCCGACCCGCACCGGGACGCGTGGCGGGTGGTGGCCGGCGCGGCGGGCAGCAGGCGGCGTCGCCGTGGATGTCCGAGGGGTTCGTGTACCGCCGGGTGCACGCCTCCTACCTGCATCTGCACTGGGCTGGACGGCCCGGCGCCGCCACCCGCCTGCTCGCCGCCGCCCGCGCGGCCCGCCGGGAGGACGGCCGGGACACCGCCGGCGCCGCACCCCGCGTCCGCGCCCCGAAGCCCGCCGGCCCACCCGGCCGGATCCAGCCCGGCGCGGCGTGA
- the cobO gene encoding cob(I)yrinic acid a,c-diamide adenosyltransferase, producing MTPQGQPETVPDDGLTTRQRRDRPLLMVHTGDGKGKSTAAFGLALRAWSQGWPVGVFQFVKSAKWRIGEERALHVLADSGQGGPVTWHKMGAGWSWVRERVDPDGDPGAAAREGWAQITRDLTAQTYRLYVLDELTYPLRWGWLDVNEVVEVLRSRPGRQHVVVTGRRAPRELLDAADLVTEMTKVRHPMDTGQKGQRGIEW from the coding sequence TTGACGCCGCAGGGACAGCCCGAGACCGTCCCCGACGACGGGCTGACCACCCGCCAGCGCCGCGACCGGCCGCTGCTGATGGTTCACACCGGCGACGGCAAGGGGAAGTCGACGGCCGCGTTCGGTCTGGCGTTGCGCGCCTGGTCACAGGGCTGGCCGGTCGGAGTGTTCCAGTTCGTCAAGTCCGCGAAGTGGCGTATCGGCGAGGAACGCGCGCTGCACGTCCTCGCCGACTCCGGCCAGGGCGGCCCGGTCACCTGGCACAAGATGGGCGCGGGCTGGAGCTGGGTACGCGAACGGGTCGACCCGGACGGCGACCCGGGTGCCGCCGCCCGGGAGGGCTGGGCGCAGATCACCCGGGACCTCACCGCCCAGACCTACCGGCTGTACGTGCTCGACGAACTGACCTACCCGTTGCGCTGGGGATGGCTCGACGTCAACGAGGTCGTCGAGGTCCTGCGTTCCCGCCCCGGCCGCCAGCATGTCGTCGTCACCGGGCGGCGCGCCCCCCGGGAGCTGCTCGACGCCGCCGACCTCGTCACCGAGATGACCAAGGTCCGCCACCCCATGGACACCGGGCAAAAGGGGCAGCGGGGCATCGAGTGGTGA